The following proteins come from a genomic window of Trifolium pratense cultivar HEN17-A07 linkage group LG4, ARS_RC_1.1, whole genome shotgun sequence:
- the LOC123919998 gene encoding tRNA ligase 1 — MSAPQRLLLLSNLSHILPPSSSSSSSSSFKSRTFFFLPFSQSSSLSLSMPRNQRSGGYRGEQRWKEKPKTEPQVSAIGDAETVTNKLSGIHIGESTVVHHGNKVTSTAIWKPKSYGTVSGGATVTELESTPGVGGVEVASSSTQKGNGSASLSNSFRSNLLENFTVDNSTYAHARIRASFYPKFENEKSDQETRSRMIELVSKGLATLEVSLKHSGSLFMYAGHEGGAYAKNSFGNIYTAVGVFVLGRMFCEAWGTEALKKQAEFNNFLERNHMCISMELVTAVLGDHGQRPHEDYVVVTAVTELGNGKPKFYSTPEIISFCRKWRLPTNHVWLFSTRKSASSFFAAYDALCEEGTATSVCRALDEIADVSVPASKDHVKAQGEILEGLVARLVSHESSNHMEKILKEFPPPPADGATLDFGPSLREICAANRSDEKQQVKALLESVGSSFCPDYSDWSGTDASDVHSRNADKSVLPKFLQAHPTDHSTKKLQEIIRLMREKRLPAAFKCYHNFHKVDAISKNNLFYKMVIHVHSDSAFRRYQNEMRKQPGLWPLYRGFFVDINLFKADKEKVAGISKNSINESGSTGTEKDDFADEDANLMVKLKFLTYKLRTFLIRNGLPILFKEGTGAYKAYYLRQMKKWGTSPGKQRELTKMLDEWALYITRKCGKRQLSSSIYLGEAEPFLEQFAKRSPQNQSLVGSAGNLVRTEDFLAIVEGGQDEEGDLVSERDITPSGPNISVRDTVPKDEGMIVFFPGIPGCAKSAICKELLNAQGGLLGDDRPGHSLMGDLIKGKYWQKVAEERKKKPKSIMLADKNAPNEEVWRQIEDMCHRTRASAVPVVPESEGTDSNPFSLDALAVFMFRVLQRVNHPGNLDKASPNAGYVLLMFYHLYDGKSRKDFEGELIDRFGSLVKIPLLKSDRNPLPEAVQCILEEGINLYKLHTKRHGRLESTKGTYAKEWMKWEKQLRDILFGNADYLNTVQVPFELAVKEVSEQLRNIAKGDYKPPDTEKRTFGTIVFAALSLPVIEIQGVLNNLAKNNPKIDEFLKDKHLENLNRAHLTLAHKRSHGIKAVADYGLWLHKKAPVELTALLYSDKMAAFEAFPGSVEGEKIVPKNTWPHITLWTSQGVSAKDANMLPQLFAEGKANRIDLNPPINVSGTVEFY; from the exons ATGTCGGCACCGCAAAGACTTCTACTACTCTCCAATCTCTCCCACATTCTCccaccttcttcttcttcttcttcttcttcttccttcaaaTCTAGAACCTTCTTTTTCCTTCCATTCTCTCAATCTTCCTCACTCTCACTATCAATGCCTCGCAATCAG CGAAGTGGAGGTTACCGCGGAGAACAGAGATGGAAAGAGAAACCTAAAACTGAACCGCAAGTATCGGCTATTGGAGATGCGGAAACCGTTACTAACAAACTTTCTGGAATTCATATTGGTGAATCTACCGTGGTTCACCATGGTAATAAGGTTACTTCAACGGCAATTTGGAAACCGAAATCTTATGGAACTGTTAGTGGAGGAGCAACTGTAACTGAACTTGAAAGCACGCCAGGTGTTGGTGGTGTTGAGGTGGCTTCAAGTTCAACTCAGAAGGGTAATGGTAGTGCTAGTTTGAGTAACTCATTTCGCAGTAATCTGTTGGAGAATTTTACTGTGGATAATTCCACTTATGCTCATGCGCGAATCAGGGCGTCTTTTTACcccaaatttgaaaatgaaaagtcTGATCAAGAG ACAAGGTCAAGGATGATTGAGTTGGTATCAAAAGGTTTGGCTACATTAGAG GTTTCACTTAAACACTCTGGCTCTCTTTTTATGTATGCCGGTCATGAGGGTGGAGCTTATGCAAAAAACAGTTTTGGAAATAT ATATACTGCTGTTGGTGTATTTGTTCTTGGGCGAATGTTTTGCGAGGCTTGGGGAACTGAAGCTTTAAAAAAGCAGGCTGAATTTAATAATTTTCTTGAG AGAAACCATATGTGCATATCAATGGAATTAGTAACTGCTGTTCTTGGAGACCATGGACAGCGTCCTCATGAAGACTATG TGGTGGTTACAGCAGTTACTGAATTGGGCAATGGAAAGCCAAAGTTCTATTCAACCCCTGAGATAATCTCTTTTTGCAGAAAATGGCGATTACCAACAAATCACGTGTGGTTGTTCTCAACAAG GAAATCAGCCTCTTCCTTCTTTGCTGCGTATGATGCCTTATGTGAGGAAGGTACTGCAACTTCTGTATGCAGGGCTCTTGATGAAATTGCGGACGTATCTGTACCAG CTTCAAAAGACCATGTGAAAGCCCAAGGTGAAATTTTAGAGGGTCTTGTAGCTCGTCTTGTGAGCCATGAGAGTTCAAACCATATGGAGAAAATTTTGAAGGAATTTCCCCCTCCACCTGCTGATGGAG CTACCCTCGATTTCGGTCCAAGTCTTAGGGAAATTTGTGCTGCCAATAGATCTGATGAAAAACAG CAAGTGAAAGCGCTTCTTGAGAGTGTTGGTAGCTCATTTTGTCCTGATTACTCAGATTGGTCTGGTACCGATGCTTCTGATGTTCATTCAAGAAATGCGGACAAATCTGTTCTTCCAAAGTTTTTACAAGCTCATCCGACAGACCATTCAACTAAAAAGTTGCAG GAAATAATTCGGTTGATGAGGGAAAAACGCCTCCCTGCTGCATTCAAATGTTATCATAACTTCCACAAAGTTGATGCCATATCAAAAAACAACCTTTTCTATAAAATGGTCATTCATGTGCACAGTGATTCTGCTTTTCGGAGATACCAAAATGAGATGAG GAAACAACCAGGATTATGGCCACTTTATCGAg GATTTTTTGTTGATATCAATTTATTCAAGGCAGACAAAGAGAAAGTCGCTGGAATTTCTAAGAACAGTATAAATGAAAGTGGTAGCACCGGTACTGAAAAAGATGATTTTGCTGACGAAGATGCAAATTTAATGGTCAAATTGAAGTTTCTTACGTATAAG CTGCGAACCTTTCTCATTCGAAATGGATTGCCAATTCTGTTTAAAGAAGGTACAGGTGCTTACAAGGCATATTACTTGAG ACAAATGAAAAAATGGGGAACCTCTCCTGGAAAGCAAAGAGAACTTACCAAAATGCTTGATGAATG GGCTCTGTATATAACAAGAAAGTGTGGAAAAAGGCAACTTTCATCATCAATATATCTTGGTGAAGCTGAACCTTTCCTTGAACAGTTTGCAAAACGTAGTCCACAGAACCAATCTCTAGTAGGTTCTGCTGGTAATTTAGTTAGGACCGAAGATTTCTTGGCCATTGTTGAGGGCGGCCAGGATGAAGAAGGTGATCTTGTATCAGAGCGGGATATAACACCATCAGGGCCTAATATCTCAGTCAGAGACACAGTTCCAAAAGATGAAGGGATGATTGTATTCTTTCCCG GAATACCAGGTTGTGCAAAGTCTGCCATTTGCAAAGAATTGCTAAATGCACAGGGAGGACTACTAGGAGATGATCGACCCGGTCATAGTCTCATGGGTGATCTAATTAAAG GAAAATATTGGCAGAAAGTCGCTGAAGAGCGCAAAAAGAAACCGAAGTCTATAATGCTTGCTGACAAGAATGCCCCAAATGAAGAAGTTTGGAGACAG ATAGAAGACATGTGTCACAGAACCAGGGCATCTGCTGTCCCAGTTGTGCCTGAATCTGAAG GAACTGATTCAAATCCATTTTCCCTTGATGCTTTAGCTGTCTTCATGTTTCGTGTGCTTCAACGAGTCAATCATCCA gGAAATCTTGACAAGGCATCTCCAAATGCAGGCTATGTGCTGCTAATGTTCTATCACCTTTATGATGGCAAG AGCCGCAAAGATTTTGAGGGTGAATTAATTGACCGTTTTGGGTCACTTGTGAAGATCCCATTATTGAAATCCGATAG GAATCCCCTTCCCGAGGCAGTGCAGTGCATTTTGGAGGAAGGAATCAATCTATATAAGCTTCACACTAAAAGACATGGAAG GTTAGAATCTACCAAGGGTACGTACGCAAAGGAATGGATGAAATGGGAGAAACAATTACGGGATATTCTTTTTGGAAATGCTGATTATCTTAATACAGTCCAG GTTCCATTCGAGTTAGCTGTCAAGGAAGTGTCGGAACAATTGAGAAACATTGCTAAGGGAGATTACAAGCCTCCAGATACTGAAAAGAGGACGTTTGGTACCATTGTTTTTGCTGCTCTCAGTCTGCCAGTAATAGAAATTCAAGGTGTCCTAAATAAT TTAGCCAAGAATAATCCGAAGATTGACGAATTCCTTAAAGATAAGCATCTAGAGAATCTTAATCGAGCTCACTTGACTCTTGCCCATAAAAGAAGTCATGGCATCAAAGCTGTCGCTGATTATGGTCTGTGGCTACATAAAAAGGCACCAGTGGAGTTGACGGCACTGCTCTACTCAGATAAAATGGCTGCGTTCGAAGCTTTTCCTGGCTCAGTGGAAGGAGAGAAGATAGTTCCGAAAAATACGTGGCCCCATATTACCTTGTGGACTAGTCAAGGGGTTTCAGCCAAGGATGCCAACATGTTACCACAGTTGTTTGCAGAGGGGAAAGCAAATCGGATAGACTTAAATCCTCCCATCAATGTGTCTGGCACAGTTGAGTTTTATTGA
- the LOC123919999 gene encoding uncharacterized protein LOC123919999, with amino-acid sequence MRITPRAALWRFLVHKIWRKCERSRFQSHVNLPLLSRNLLCNWNSCCRKNGWMPTGNIYNKVVKLGFKSVTHYLIKTRRSEESIEGSGAENVVQEIPETTLDTTQKGQIRTRRALRS; translated from the exons ATGCGAATTACCCCAAGGGCAGCTCTGTGGAGATTTCTTGTACACAAG ATATGGAGAAAATGTGAGAGAAGCCGATTTCAATCCCATGTGAACTTGCCCTTGTTGTCGAGAAATTTGCTTTGCAACTGGAATAGTTGCTGTAGGAAAAATGGTTGGATGCCTACTGGTAATATATACAATAAG GTGGTGAAATTGGGTTTCAAATCTGTTACTCATTATCTGATTAAGACCCGTCGCTCTGAGGAAAGCATTGAAGGCTCGGGTGCTGAAAATGTTGTTCAAGAAATACCAGAGACCACTCTAGATACGACACAGAAGGGACAAATTCGGACGAGAAGGGCTCTGAGAAGTTAA